The following is a genomic window from Candidatus Roizmanbacteria bacterium CG_4_9_14_0_2_um_filter_38_17.
TCGCCAATGTTGGTGGGGATTTTTTTGTAATTGATGATACTTGTTCCCATGCAAAATGCTCGTTGAGTAAAGGAGTTCTTTCTGGCAAGGAGTTAGCCTGTCCTTGTCATGGTGCTAAGTTTGATGTAAAAACTGGAAAAGCCCTCACTCTACCAGCTACAGTTCCTGTTGCCTCTTACGAAGTAAAGATAGAAAAAGACAACATAATGGTTAGAATTTTTCCATAACT
Proteins encoded in this region:
- a CDS encoding (2Fe-2S)-binding protein gives rise to the protein MAFIKIAKVNQIRDGEVKKFIVKDKIIAVANVGGDFFVIDDTCSHAKCSLSKGVLSGKELACPCHGAKFDVKTGKALTLPATVPVASYEVKIEKDNIMVRIFP